Proteins encoded in a region of the Mucilaginibacter sabulilitoris genome:
- the rpsG gene encoding 30S ribosomal protein S7 yields MRKSKPKKRIILPDPRFNDTLVTRFVNNMMYDGKKSTAYAIFYNAVDIVEKKTSENGLETWKKALNNVMPAVEVKSRRVGGANFQVPTEVRPERKIALGMKWLISYARRRGEKTMMEKLAGEIISAAKGEGAAVKKKEDTHKMAEANKAFSHFRF; encoded by the coding sequence ATGAGAAAGTCAAAACCAAAAAAGAGAATTATCCTTCCTGATCCAAGGTTCAATGATACTTTGGTAACAAGGTTTGTTAACAACATGATGTATGACGGTAAAAAATCTACCGCGTACGCTATATTTTATAACGCAGTTGACATTGTTGAAAAGAAAACCAGCGAAAATGGTTTAGAAACCTGGAAAAAGGCTTTAAACAATGTAATGCCTGCTGTTGAAGTTAAAAGCCGCCGTGTAGGTGGTGCTAACTTCCAGGTGCCAACAGAAGTTCGTCCGGAGCGTAAAATTGCTTTGGGAATGAAATGGCTGATCAGCTATGCCCGTCGTCGTGGTGAAAAAACCATGATGGAGAAATTAGCCGGCGAGATCATCTCAGCAGCTAAAGGTGAAGGTGCAGCAGTGAAGAAAAAGGAAGATACGCACAAAATGGCCGAAGCCAACAAAGCGTTCTCACACTTTAGATTCTAA
- the fusA gene encoding elongation factor G — translation MSRDLRYTRNIGIAAHIDAGKTTTTERILYYAGVSHKIGEVHEGAATMDWMAQEQERGITITSAATTVNWKYRGHNYHMNIIDTPGHVDFTVEVNRSLRVLDGLVFLFSAVDGVEPQSETNWRLANNYNVARIGFVNKMDRSGADFLNVVKQVKSMLGSNAVPLQLPIGAEEHFKGVVDLINWRGIVWNEHDKGMTFTEVPIPEDMIEEATEWREKLLESVAEYDESLMEKFFDAPETITEREVLDALRKAVLDAKIVPMVCGSSFKNKGVQTMLDYVMELLPSPMDVEGIIGTNPDTGEEILRKPDVKEPFAALAFKIATDPFVGRLCFIRVYSGNLEAGSYVHNMRSDNKERISRIFQMHANKQNPIPNVGAGDIAAVVGFKDIKTGDTLCDEKHPIILESMNFPEPVIGLAIEPKTQADVDKLGMALGKLAEEDPTFRVNSDEETGQTVISGMGELHLDIIMDRLKREFKVEVNQGAPQVAYKESITGTVQHRETYKKQTGGRGKFADIQVILSPNDEGKEGLQFVNEISGGAIPREFIPSVQKGFEASMVNGVLAGYPLTSLKVRLIDGSFHAVDSDALSFELAAKMAYREALPKCKPVLLEPIMKIEILTPEENMGDVIGDMNRRRGQLLGMDSRAGAQVIKATVPLSEMFGYVTQLRTITSGRATSTMEFDHYAEAPRNVQDEVVAKAKGKKAAANA, via the coding sequence ATGTCAAGAGATCTAAGATATACAAGAAACATTGGTATTGCCGCGCACATTGATGCCGGTAAAACCACCACAACCGAACGTATCCTTTATTACGCTGGTGTTAGCCACAAAATTGGTGAGGTACACGAAGGTGCTGCAACAATGGACTGGATGGCACAGGAGCAGGAACGTGGTATTACTATCACTTCTGCGGCTACAACCGTAAACTGGAAATACAGAGGCCACAACTATCACATGAACATTATTGATACGCCAGGACACGTGGATTTTACCGTTGAGGTAAACCGCTCACTGCGTGTATTGGATGGTTTGGTGTTCCTTTTCAGCGCGGTTGATGGTGTTGAACCACAATCTGAAACCAACTGGAGGCTTGCCAACAACTATAACGTTGCCCGTATAGGTTTCGTTAATAAAATGGACCGTTCTGGTGCCGACTTTTTAAATGTTGTAAAACAGGTAAAAAGCATGTTAGGCAGCAATGCAGTTCCGTTGCAATTACCTATTGGTGCTGAAGAGCACTTTAAAGGTGTTGTTGACTTAATTAACTGGAGAGGTATTGTTTGGAATGAGCACGATAAAGGTATGACCTTTACTGAAGTGCCTATCCCTGAGGATATGATCGAGGAAGCAACCGAGTGGAGAGAAAAATTACTGGAATCAGTAGCTGAGTATGACGAAAGCCTGATGGAAAAATTCTTTGACGCTCCTGAAACAATTACTGAGCGCGAAGTATTGGACGCTTTACGTAAAGCTGTTTTAGATGCTAAGATTGTTCCTATGGTTTGCGGTTCATCTTTCAAAAACAAAGGTGTACAAACCATGCTTGACTACGTGATGGAATTATTGCCTTCACCAATGGACGTTGAAGGTATCATCGGTACTAACCCTGATACTGGCGAAGAAATCCTGCGTAAACCAGATGTTAAAGAACCATTTGCAGCTTTAGCGTTTAAAATCGCGACTGACCCATTTGTAGGTCGTTTGTGCTTTATCCGTGTCTATTCCGGTAACCTGGAAGCTGGTTCATATGTACACAACATGCGTTCTGACAACAAAGAGCGTATCAGCCGTATATTCCAAATGCACGCTAACAAGCAAAACCCTATCCCTAACGTAGGTGCAGGTGATATTGCTGCAGTAGTAGGCTTTAAGGATATTAAAACAGGTGATACCCTTTGCGACGAGAAACACCCGATCATTCTGGAGTCAATGAACTTCCCTGAGCCGGTTATCGGTTTAGCTATTGAGCCTAAAACTCAGGCCGACGTAGATAAATTAGGTATGGCTTTAGGTAAACTGGCTGAAGAAGATCCAACCTTCCGTGTAAACTCTGATGAAGAAACCGGCCAAACTGTAATTTCAGGTATGGGCGAGCTTCACCTGGATATCATCATGGACCGCTTAAAACGTGAGTTTAAAGTTGAGGTTAACCAGGGTGCTCCGCAAGTAGCTTACAAAGAATCTATCACAGGTACTGTACAACACCGCGAAACATACAAGAAACAAACCGGTGGTCGTGGTAAATTTGCCGATATACAAGTTATATTGTCACCAAATGACGAAGGTAAAGAAGGCTTACAGTTTGTGAACGAAATTAGCGGTGGTGCAATCCCTCGCGAGTTTATCCCATCTGTACAAAAAGGCTTTGAAGCTTCAATGGTAAACGGTGTATTGGCCGGCTATCCATTAACCAGCTTAAAAGTACGTTTAATTGATGGTTCGTTCCACGCGGTCGATTCAGACGCGCTATCTTTCGAGTTAGCTGCTAAGATGGCTTACCGTGAAGCGTTGCCAAAATGTAAACCGGTATTGCTTGAGCCGATCATGAAAATCGAGATTCTTACCCCTGAAGAAAATATGGGTGATGTTATCGGTGACATGAACCGTCGTCGTGGCCAGCTGTTAGGTATGGATTCACGTGCAGGTGCACAGGTTATTAAAGCTACTGTACCACTTTCTGAAATGTTTGGTTATGTAACGCAGTTACGTACCATCACATCAGGCCGTGCTACTTCAACCATGGAGTTTGATCACTATGCTGAAGCACCACGTAACGTACAGGACGAAGTAGTAGCCAAAGCAAAAGGCAAAAAAGCTGCTGCTAACGCGTAA
- the rpsJ gene encoding 30S ribosomal protein S10, which yields MSQRIRIKLKSYDYNLVDKSAEKIVKTVKPTGAVVSGPLPLPTEKKIFTVLRSPHVNKKAREQFQLCSYKRLLDIYSSNSKTVDALMKLELPSGVEVEIKV from the coding sequence ATGAGCCAAAGAATCAGGATCAAATTAAAATCTTACGATTACAACCTGGTAGACAAATCTGCCGAGAAGATCGTAAAAACAGTAAAGCCAACAGGCGCTGTAGTTAGCGGACCACTTCCGTTACCAACCGAGAAAAAAATCTTCACCGTATTACGTTCACCACACGTAAACAAAAAAGCACGTGAGCAATTCCAACTTTGCTCATACAAGCGCTTATTAGACATTTACAGCTCTAATTCAAAAACTGTAGATGCCCTGATGAAGCTTGAATTGCCAAGCGGTGTTGAAGTGGAAATCAAAGTTTGA